From the Actinomycetota bacterium genome, one window contains:
- a CDS encoding GAF domain-containing sensor histidine kinase — protein MTTAFTEGIAYLREHLDDIVEEIVGRVLNTIPSFMRMPPDFAAQLRVLARRACQTLLRQVEEERVTFDRLEVEFRDFELVDMLRAFQVGSEIAWKWIKTAWDEAGYPPEDKLRAAEIVWDSYFRAANTLARDYVRERQEKVKEYNRFLDRVRVTQDRRALLRLVVEGACDVLGYRRAVVFLFEHDLLIPQSARDRMEPFWGERILEERRQYPLTPMSNSPEARAIFGAHIIAERAREGDRIAFLTPEPGALYFLVPLNTTGTPRGLLYLEGDARGGGLGEREMETLASYAETVSMALENTQLYREVMAKRRVMDHLMARVNTAHEEERARIARELHDSVAQSLLKIIYAAGFALDFIKEDPQLAVDEIEEVQQRAKDCLRELREIMANLRPTSLDILGLKETIQRYAEQFEEEYAISTSVDLKGLESIPTAAELPIFRILQEQLTNVRKHSRASTVRIRTEASGGDLILTVEDDGVGFDPEMLEEEQESGEHLGLMAMRERAELLGGQLIINSLPGMGTRITVKIPMITGREG, from the coding sequence ATCGTCGAGGAGATCGTGGGGCGCGTGCTCAACACCATCCCCTCCTTCATGCGCATGCCCCCCGATTTCGCAGCGCAACTGCGCGTGTTGGCGAGGAGAGCGTGCCAGACCCTCCTGCGGCAGGTGGAGGAAGAGAGGGTTACCTTCGACCGGCTGGAGGTCGAGTTCCGCGACTTCGAGCTGGTGGATATGCTGCGCGCCTTCCAGGTGGGGAGCGAGATCGCCTGGAAGTGGATAAAGACGGCGTGGGACGAGGCCGGCTACCCCCCCGAGGACAAGCTCCGGGCGGCGGAGATAGTATGGGACTCCTACTTCAGGGCCGCCAACACCCTGGCGCGCGACTACGTGCGGGAGCGCCAGGAGAAGGTAAAGGAGTACAACAGGTTCCTGGACCGGGTGCGCGTCACTCAGGACCGCAGGGCACTGCTGCGCCTGGTGGTCGAGGGGGCATGCGATGTACTGGGCTACCGGCGGGCGGTGGTCTTCCTCTTCGAACACGACCTGCTCATCCCCCAGTCGGCGCGGGACCGCATGGAGCCTTTCTGGGGCGAGAGGATCCTCGAGGAGAGGAGACAGTACCCCCTCACCCCCATGTCCAATTCCCCGGAGGCGCGGGCCATCTTCGGCGCGCATATCATCGCCGAACGCGCCCGGGAGGGCGACCGCATCGCCTTTCTCACCCCCGAGCCCGGCGCCCTCTATTTCCTGGTGCCCCTTAACACCACCGGGACGCCGCGGGGACTTCTCTACCTGGAGGGAGATGCCCGCGGCGGCGGCCTGGGCGAGCGGGAGATGGAAACCCTCGCTTCCTACGCGGAGACGGTGAGCATGGCCCTCGAGAACACGCAGCTCTACCGCGAGGTGATGGCGAAAAGGCGGGTGATGGACCACCTCATGGCACGGGTTAACACCGCCCACGAGGAGGAGCGCGCCCGCATCGCACGCGAGCTGCACGATTCCGTCGCCCAGTCGCTGCTGAAGATAATCTACGCCGCGGGCTTCGCGCTGGACTTCATCAAGGAGGACCCACAGCTGGCGGTGGATGAGATAGAGGAGGTGCAGCAGCGCGCCAAGGACTGCCTGCGCGAGCTGCGCGAGATCATGGCTAACCTCAGGCCCACCTCCCTGGACATCCTGGGGCTCAAGGAGACCATCCAGCGTTACGCGGAGCAGTTCGAGGAGGAATACGCCATCAGCACCAGCGTTGACCTCAAGGGGCTGGAATCAATCCCTACCGCGGCCGAGCTCCCCATCTTCCGCATCCTCCAGGAGCAGCTGACCAACGTGCGGAAACACTCCCGCGCCAGCACGGTGAGGATAAGGACGGAGGCGTCCGGAGGAGACCTCATCCTCACGGTGGAGGACGACGGCGTCGGCTTCGATCCGGAGATGCTGGAGGAAGAGCAGGAAAGCGGAGAGCACCTGGGCCTCATGGCCATGCGCGAGCGGGCGGAGCTGCTGGGAGGACAGCTGATCATCAATTCCCTGCCGGGCATGGGGACCCGCATCACGGTGAAGATTCCCATGATCACGGGGAGGGAGGGGTGA
- a CDS encoding response regulator transcription factor, with the protein MVGERQKPVNVMLVDDHEVVLEGLIRILEKQGGIRIVSVARSAEEALEKLERTEGFKPDVIIVDIQLPGMNGIELIRRVKRDYPGIEAITLTVFDDEQFARQAIMAGAIGYVIKDAAKEELVKAVRAAAKGESLISTSVARKLIDEMTEPTLRRKKKEEGFEDLSQREVDVIKLMARGYNNRQIAEILFISEHTVKVHIRNIFRKIGVADRTNAVLWALDRGLVLKDKETIRPDKPAI; encoded by the coding sequence ATGGTCGGGGAACGCCAGAAGCCCGTCAACGTCATGCTCGTGGACGACCACGAGGTGGTGCTCGAGGGGCTCATTCGCATCCTGGAGAAGCAGGGGGGGATCAGGATCGTGTCGGTGGCGCGCAGCGCCGAGGAGGCGCTGGAGAAGCTGGAGCGGACGGAGGGTTTCAAGCCCGACGTGATCATCGTGGACATCCAGCTTCCGGGCATGAACGGCATCGAGCTCATCCGGCGCGTGAAAAGGGACTACCCCGGCATCGAGGCCATCACCCTGACCGTCTTCGACGACGAGCAGTTCGCCCGCCAGGCCATCATGGCAGGCGCCATCGGATACGTCATCAAGGACGCCGCCAAGGAAGAACTGGTGAAGGCGGTAAGGGCTGCGGCGAAGGGGGAATCGCTCATCTCCACCTCCGTGGCGCGCAAGCTCATCGACGAGATGACCGAACCCACGCTTCGCAGGAAGAAAAAGGAAGAGGGCTTCGAGGACCTCTCCCAGCGCGAGGTGGACGTCATCAAGCTCATGGCCCGGGGGTACAACAACCGCCAGATAGCCGAGATCCTCTTCATCAGCGAACACACGGTGAAGGTGCACATCCGCAACATCTTCCGCAAGATAGGGGTGGCGGACCGCACCAACGCGGTGCTCTGGGCACTGGACCGGGGGCTGGTGCTCAAGGACAAGGAGACCATCAGGCCCGACAAGCCCGCCATCTGA
- a CDS encoding PHP domain-containing protein: MVVDLHVHTRTSSRCSEIAPPDMIVQARAMGLDAVAVTEHGTMHGALVARELGREEGFTVFAGVEVYTPGGDLLVFGVRDELLPDMAFEELHALVREEGGMMVLAHPARGYWGHRRRYKGFPPREVLRMVDAVEVLNGCCSYHENVLATRMAHEMGLPQVGGSDAHDLRGLGRCVTVLPRAAGSEEELVAMVKGGECRAAYIEDALPRASHVRPGMAEDAVRPGILSQGE; the protein is encoded by the coding sequence ATGGTAGTGGATCTTCACGTGCATACCCGGACCTCCTCCAGGTGCAGCGAGATCGCGCCGCCGGACATGATCGTCCAGGCACGGGCAATGGGGCTGGACGCGGTGGCGGTGACCGAACACGGAACCATGCACGGAGCGCTGGTCGCCCGTGAGCTGGGCCGCGAGGAGGGTTTCACCGTTTTCGCGGGGGTGGAGGTCTATACCCCGGGCGGGGACTTACTGGTTTTCGGGGTGCGGGACGAGCTGCTGCCAGACATGGCCTTTGAGGAACTGCATGCGCTGGTCAGGGAAGAGGGAGGGATGATGGTGCTCGCCCATCCGGCACGGGGGTACTGGGGGCACCGCCGCAGATACAAGGGCTTTCCGCCTCGAGAGGTATTGCGCATGGTGGATGCGGTGGAGGTCCTGAACGGCTGCTGCTCTTACCATGAGAACGTGCTGGCTACGCGCATGGCGCACGAAATGGGACTGCCGCAGGTGGGCGGGAGCGATGCCCATGACCTTCGCGGGCTGGGGCGTTGCGTCACGGTCCTGCCCCGCGCGGCGGGGAGCGAGGAAGAGCTCGTGGCCATGGTGAAGGGGGGCGAGTGTAGGGCGGCCTATATCGAGGACGCCCTGCCGCGGGCATCGCATGTCCGCCCCGGGATGGCGGAAGATGCTGTCCGCCCCGGCATCTTATCGCAGGGCGAGTGA
- a CDS encoding zinc-dependent metalloprotease — MVDRKQEDLWQRSLQGVNAFMEGVARRLPLYRSLRRAFLEGGDGMVDWEQAREIAVLVAQSEPAAPPRAAPPREDFEAMKGRSEELVREYSRLEPREPLGPLMVFDRPDWIDANLESFRLIFEPLAESYGRTIGKLEEQRRKPLRAGRALTQGVLTAQLGMVMGYLARNVLGQFDLGLPRPEDGGRLYIVYPNLLKAEEKMRLVPEDFRLWITLHEVTHAFEFAANPWIKGYLRSLMERYFGSVSLRLEEMGMRLRPRELRDSVRLNEIINQGGLISVLHTPEQREILASIQAFMSLVEGYSNLVMDLAGKEVIPSFQAMSAAFRRRREGKSGAERFVERMLGFDLKLQQYQVGELFCREVAEKKGIDFLNRAWKRKEYLPTAEEIRYAFRWIERMEEEERRAVLRRTI, encoded by the coding sequence ATGGTGGACAGGAAGCAGGAAGACCTCTGGCAGCGCAGCCTGCAGGGGGTCAATGCGTTCATGGAAGGGGTGGCCAGGAGGCTCCCCCTCTACCGCTCCCTGCGCCGTGCCTTCCTGGAGGGGGGCGACGGCATGGTGGACTGGGAGCAGGCGCGGGAGATCGCCGTGCTGGTGGCCCAGTCCGAGCCCGCCGCGCCGCCGCGGGCCGCTCCGCCGCGAGAGGATTTCGAGGCCATGAAAGGCCGCAGCGAGGAGCTGGTGCGTGAGTACTCGCGCCTGGAGCCCAGGGAGCCCCTGGGGCCGCTCATGGTGTTCGACCGCCCCGACTGGATAGACGCCAACCTGGAGAGCTTCCGGCTCATATTCGAGCCGCTGGCGGAGAGCTACGGCAGGACCATCGGGAAGCTGGAGGAGCAGAGGAGGAAGCCGCTGCGCGCGGGTAGGGCCCTCACCCAGGGCGTCCTCACCGCCCAGCTCGGTATGGTCATGGGCTACCTCGCCCGAAACGTCCTGGGCCAGTTCGATCTGGGGCTGCCCCGGCCCGAGGACGGCGGCAGGCTGTACATCGTCTATCCCAACCTCCTGAAGGCGGAGGAGAAGATGCGGCTGGTGCCCGAGGATTTCCGCCTCTGGATAACCCTGCACGAGGTGACCCACGCCTTCGAGTTCGCCGCCAATCCCTGGATAAAGGGTTACCTGCGGTCGCTGATGGAGAGGTATTTCGGCAGCGTTTCCCTGCGCCTGGAGGAGATGGGCATGCGCCTGCGCCCCCGGGAGCTCAGGGACTCCGTGCGCCTGAACGAGATCATCAACCAGGGCGGTCTCATCTCCGTCCTGCACACCCCGGAACAGAGGGAGATCCTCGCGAGCATTCAGGCGTTCATGTCCCTGGTGGAGGGATACAGCAACCTCGTCATGGACCTTGCGGGGAAGGAGGTCATCCCCTCCTTCCAGGCGATGAGCGCCGCTTTCCGCCGCCGCCGCGAGGGGAAGTCGGGGGCGGAGCGCTTCGTGGAGAGGATGCTGGGTTTCGACCTAAAGCTGCAGCAGTACCAGGTGGGGGAGCTCTTCTGCCGTGAGGTGGCGGAGAAGAAAGGCATCGATTTCCTCAACCGCGCCTGGAAAAGAAAGGAATACCTGCCCACCGCCGAGGAGATAAGGTACGCCTTCCGCTGGATAGAGCGCATGGAGGAGGAGGAGAGGCGCGCCGTCCTGCGCCGCACCATCTAA